A genomic stretch from Sporocytophaga myxococcoides includes:
- a CDS encoding PASTA domain-containing protein: MIFKANSWKHIVIHVIIIAVLFFGLLAMFFYFYLPSATKHGESITVPKLTGMTVAELDEFLSSRNLRYQINDSTYVSGSKPHTVLSQHPLEGSKVKDGRKIYISVSSLNPPKVKMPNLVDLSLKSAEMMLKGYDLILAGTQYVPSPYSNVVIDQLVDGKHIEHGAPVSKGTKVTLMVGNGTGTEEKEIPDLIGMPLDEARVLLAGTGLSISEKADPESTEPEGTVIRQKPAAGEKLKIGEIVDVWVAGQPTTLTR; the protein is encoded by the coding sequence ATGATTTTTAAAGCAAACTCCTGGAAGCACATAGTCATTCATGTGATCATCATTGCAGTATTATTTTTCGGACTGTTGGCCATGTTCTTTTACTTCTATCTCCCTTCTGCCACGAAGCATGGGGAAAGCATAACAGTACCCAAACTAACCGGAATGACTGTAGCGGAACTTGACGAATTTCTTTCATCCAGAAACCTGAGATACCAAATCAATGACTCTACTTATGTAAGCGGAAGCAAGCCACATACTGTCCTTTCCCAACACCCACTTGAAGGATCAAAAGTAAAAGATGGCAGAAAGATTTATATTTCTGTAAGCTCTTTGAATCCCCCAAAAGTTAAAATGCCTAACCTTGTAGACCTTTCCCTGAAAAGTGCCGAAATGATGCTTAAAGGTTATGATCTTATTCTTGCCGGAACACAATATGTGCCAAGCCCATACTCAAATGTGGTAATAGACCAGTTGGTGGACGGAAAGCATATCGAACATGGTGCACCAGTATCAAAAGGAACCAAAGTAACATTAATGGTAGGAAATGGAACCGGGACAGAAGAAAAAGAAATACCTGATCTGATAGGAATGCCTCTGGATGAAGCCAGAGTTTTACTTGCCGGAACGGGACTTTCCATTTCAGAAAAAGCTGACCCTGAATCCACAGAGCCGGAAGGAACAGTAATCAGACAAAAACCTGCTGCCGGAGAAAAATTAAAAATAGGAGAAATCGTTGATGTATGGGTAGCCGGTCAACCGACTACATTGACTCGTTAA
- a CDS encoding T9SS type A sorting domain-containing protein has protein sequence MLKSFIRSPFFFFLFSFFLFNENTWGQIFIRPLEFDPSRGLNKNARVAAINDTLSLPFFEDFSQNNTGTPDLSRWESGSGTFISQDYAMNPPSVKVATFDGLNSEGMPYNFSIPTAEGKTDDLTSRPINLQTLTPADSVMLSFYWQNSGFGDPSENKIDSLRLEFKNAKKEWKKVWSKKPPIADKSNFFQEIIPLTDSSFFHGGFQFRFTSYGRQSGSFDIWNIDYIILDANRTQSDTLYPDAAPITLPTSLLKNYQSMPVNQFVAGGGSAIASSSNVRVHNMGITRTPTYTSYAIDKTTENILQTRNLQGALIGPFAQATIAWDLDDINITETYEPVYINQCFAIHAKDTIEKGIDYRVNDSICRSTALSDYFAYDDGTAEFYVGSNSAGSRFALKFGLNQPDTITDIEIYIPRVGISFDKQPLRLHVWKSISPGTNNEEIISSQEIIIEYTSLNTYKRYQLTNPVLLTDSFYVGYRQNFGNTYQLGIGFDKNNDNQDKMYVNLGNVWEHFDRAAGTIMIRPVFGKGFPVGNKPPVQELEASVFPNPSAGLINIFGKISKATLYDLSGRVMAEQLYDNYTFSENTMDISHLNNGLYLLYLTDGNALTVKKVLLNK, from the coding sequence ATGCTAAAAAGCTTTATAAGATCTCCATTTTTCTTTTTCCTTTTTTCTTTTTTCTTGTTCAATGAAAATACCTGGGGGCAGATCTTTATCCGCCCCCTCGAATTCGATCCTTCAAGAGGATTAAATAAAAATGCAAGAGTAGCTGCTATTAATGACACGCTCTCTTTACCCTTCTTCGAAGATTTTTCTCAAAACAATACAGGTACGCCTGATCTGTCCAGATGGGAATCTGGAAGTGGAACTTTTATCTCCCAGGATTACGCCATGAATCCTCCGAGTGTAAAAGTAGCAACTTTTGATGGTCTCAATTCTGAAGGAATGCCATATAATTTTTCTATACCAACGGCAGAGGGAAAAACAGACGACCTTACCTCCAGACCAATAAATCTTCAGACATTAACGCCAGCAGACTCAGTCATGCTGAGTTTTTATTGGCAAAACTCAGGTTTCGGAGACCCTTCTGAAAATAAAATTGATTCCCTGAGACTTGAATTTAAAAATGCAAAAAAAGAATGGAAAAAAGTCTGGTCTAAAAAACCTCCGATTGCTGATAAATCAAATTTCTTTCAGGAAATTATTCCGCTAACAGACTCCTCTTTCTTCCATGGTGGCTTTCAGTTTCGCTTTACTTCCTATGGAAGACAAAGCGGATCTTTTGATATCTGGAATATAGATTACATCATCCTGGATGCCAACAGAACTCAAAGTGATACATTATATCCGGATGCTGCCCCTATAACCTTACCTACCTCCTTACTTAAAAATTATCAGTCAATGCCGGTAAATCAATTTGTAGCTGGTGGAGGAAGTGCAATAGCATCATCAAGCAATGTACGTGTTCATAATATGGGTATTACCCGAACTCCTACCTATACGAGTTATGCAATTGATAAAACCACTGAAAACATCCTTCAGACTCGAAACCTGCAGGGAGCTTTGATTGGCCCTTTTGCTCAGGCAACTATCGCATGGGATCTTGATGATATTAATATAACGGAAACATATGAACCTGTTTACATCAATCAATGCTTTGCTATTCACGCAAAGGATACTATTGAAAAAGGAATTGATTACAGAGTAAATGACAGTATATGCAGAAGTACGGCTTTATCCGATTATTTTGCTTATGATGATGGCACTGCTGAATTTTATGTAGGCTCTAACTCTGCAGGATCAAGATTCGCCTTGAAGTTCGGTTTAAACCAACCTGATACCATCACCGATATAGAAATTTATATTCCAAGAGTTGGAATCTCATTTGACAAACAACCTCTCAGATTGCATGTCTGGAAATCTATAAGTCCTGGCACTAACAATGAAGAGATCATATCATCACAAGAAATTATTATTGAATACACAAGTCTCAATACTTATAAGAGATATCAGCTGACAAATCCGGTATTATTAACAGATTCCTTCTATGTTGGATATCGCCAGAATTTTGGTAATACTTATCAGCTGGGAATTGGCTTTGACAAGAATAATGATAACCAGGATAAAATGTATGTAAATCTTGGAAACGTTTGGGAACATTTTGACAGAGCTGCCGGCACTATCATGATCAGACCCGTCTTTGGAAAAGGATTTCCTGTTGGGAATAAACCTCCTGTACAAGAGCTTGAAGCTTCTGTTTTCCCAAATCCAAGCGCAGGGCTCATTAATATCTTTGGTAAAATCTCCAAAGCAACATTATATGATTTGTCTGGCCGTGTAATGGCTGAGCAGCTTTACGATAATTATACTTTTTCAGAAAACACGATGGATATAAGCCATCTGAATAATGGTCTTTACCTCCTTTACCTTACTGACGGCAATGCGCTGACTGTTAAAAAGGTATTACTCAACAAATAA
- a CDS encoding site-2 protease family protein gives MRKEKIKTYLIQFFLFVATLTTTTLAGYTFTSSKSDSFEAILQGLYFSIPFLGILTIHEFGHYITARLYKVKVTLPYFIPFITFIGTLGAFIRIKSKLGSKKEIFDIGIAGPLAGFVAALILLFYGFTHLPSREHIFTIHPEYEQYGLEYEKFVYTQKNPDPNVVNYKLGDNLLFKFFKEYVAPDPLAVPNAYELIHYPFLFAGFWALFFTALNLLPIGQTDGGHILYGLVGAKRQRQITPVIFTLFVFIGGLGIFSNDNVFGSYVPLGSFENFIGFAPFYLFILYVIFSKVSESKVTNFLIATVIFTLQFFLSIMWPTIQGAIGYLVFALLFGRFLGIYHPPAEIEEPLSTSRKILGWVALIIFIICFSPQPLMIE, from the coding sequence ATGCGTAAAGAAAAAATTAAAACATACCTGATTCAGTTTTTCCTATTTGTTGCAACTTTAACTACTACAACTTTAGCAGGTTATACCTTTACATCTTCAAAGTCTGATAGCTTTGAAGCGATATTACAGGGATTATATTTTTCTATCCCATTTCTTGGTATACTTACCATTCATGAATTCGGACATTATATAACAGCCAGATTGTATAAAGTAAAGGTAACACTGCCTTATTTCATACCATTTATCACTTTTATAGGCACACTCGGAGCTTTTATAAGGATTAAAAGTAAGCTGGGGTCTAAAAAGGAAATCTTCGATATTGGTATTGCTGGACCACTGGCTGGATTTGTTGCTGCTTTGATATTGTTGTTTTACGGCTTTACCCATTTGCCTTCGCGTGAACATATTTTTACCATTCATCCTGAATATGAACAATATGGTCTGGAATATGAAAAATTTGTCTACACTCAAAAAAATCCAGACCCAAATGTTGTCAATTACAAATTAGGAGATAATCTCCTGTTTAAGTTTTTCAAGGAATATGTTGCACCTGATCCTTTAGCAGTGCCTAATGCTTATGAACTGATTCATTATCCATTTCTTTTTGCCGGTTTCTGGGCATTATTCTTTACTGCGCTTAATTTGCTGCCAATAGGGCAGACAGATGGTGGGCATATTTTGTATGGACTGGTGGGAGCTAAAAGACAAAGGCAGATAACTCCTGTAATCTTTACCTTATTTGTATTTATAGGTGGATTAGGAATTTTTTCCAATGATAATGTTTTTGGAAGTTACGTACCCTTAGGTTCATTTGAAAACTTTATTGGATTTGCTCCTTTTTACCTGTTTATCCTTTATGTGATATTTTCCAAGGTCAGCGAAAGCAAAGTCACTAATTTTTTAATTGCCACTGTTATATTTACACTGCAGTTTTTCCTTAGTATAATGTGGCCAACCATTCAGGGTGCTATAGGTTATTTGGTATTTGCATTATTGTTCGGGCGTTTTCTGGGTATATATCACCCACCGGCAGAAATAGAAGAACCATTAAGTACCTCAAGAAAAATATTAGGCTGGGTAGCTTTGATTATTTTTATAATCTGCTTTTCTCCCCAGCCTTTAATGATTGAATAG
- a CDS encoding HAD family hydrolase yields MNFSEYKNIIFDLGAVIINIDFQKTFEAFAKLGNTDVLQVLKKFEDQKILHRYETGEVDDNGFRNLIREEFGSQLSDDQIDNAWNALLLDIPQERINLILKLKNKYRLFILSNTNAIHIKGVNAILHKTTGTPNLDKIFEKVYYSHEVLLRKPDVAIYEYVLKDKDLKVSETIFLDDNLDNIKASERVGITSLWVNHPLTILDLLKDA; encoded by the coding sequence TTGAATTTTTCAGAATATAAAAATATTATTTTTGACCTGGGTGCTGTAATCATCAATATTGACTTTCAAAAAACTTTTGAAGCATTTGCAAAACTTGGGAATACTGATGTATTACAGGTACTTAAGAAATTTGAAGATCAGAAAATATTGCATAGGTATGAAACAGGAGAGGTAGATGACAACGGTTTCAGAAACCTCATCAGGGAGGAGTTCGGAAGTCAGTTGTCAGATGATCAGATCGACAATGCCTGGAATGCCTTGCTTCTGGATATCCCTCAGGAAAGAATAAATTTGATATTAAAGCTGAAAAACAAATACAGATTATTTATACTGAGCAATACCAATGCAATCCATATAAAGGGTGTAAATGCTATATTGCATAAAACTACCGGTACCCCGAATCTGGATAAGATTTTTGAAAAGGTATATTATTCTCATGAGGTTTTGTTAAGAAAACCGGATGTAGCCATTTATGAGTATGTTTTGAAAGACAAAGACTTAAAGGTCTCCGAAACAATCTTCCTTGATGATAATTTAGATAATATAAAAGCATCTGAAAGGGTGGGAATTACAAGCTTATGGGTAAATCACCCATTGACGATTTTAGATTTATTGAAAGATGCGTAA
- a CDS encoding ISAon1 family transposase N-terminal region protein: protein MQSEDYNLVSLVLPSGILDFFSITKVAHTEEVLNIYLEEKNIKPEEFKTSKLTSKGFFDEIKVQDFPIRGKDVFLYIRRRRWEDEEGSIVYRNWEHVAKGTRMTKEFAAFLKVISRFQTGKL, encoded by the coding sequence ATGCAAAGTGAAGATTATAATTTAGTTAGTTTAGTGCTCCCTTCAGGTATCCTTGACTTCTTTTCAATAACCAAAGTTGCTCATACAGAAGAAGTACTGAATATTTATCTTGAAGAGAAAAACATAAAACCAGAAGAGTTTAAGACAAGCAAGCTCACTAGCAAGGGCTTTTTTGATGAAATAAAAGTTCAGGATTTTCCAATCAGAGGCAAAGATGTATTTCTTTATATCAGACGCAGGAGGTGGGAAGATGAGGAAGGATCGATTGTTTATCGGAACTGGGAACATGTAGCCAAAGGAACGCGAATGACAAAGGAATTCGCGGCTTTTTTAAAAGTTATATCTCGATTCCAGACCGGTAAGCTGTAA
- a CDS encoding response regulator transcription factor, translating to MKRILIIEDDPALNKNIKEALSAEQMEVETVFDGLLAEKVLKKSDFDCVILDINLPHKNGYELCKDFRKHNTITPILILTAFDELEDKVQGYDCGADDYLTKPFYMKELILRVTSLLKRSTSNVSVKDSISATLVVGDIVIHTNNKKVSRQGTEITLTPREYQILLRLVLSKGELVPKKELIKEIWGTAFDANTNTIEVYINFLRKKLDKPFGKDSIKTKIGFGYYFDEK from the coding sequence TTGAAAAGAATATTAATCATAGAAGATGACCCTGCCTTAAATAAGAATATCAAAGAAGCATTATCGGCAGAGCAAATGGAGGTTGAAACTGTTTTTGACGGACTTCTCGCTGAAAAAGTTCTAAAAAAAAGTGACTTTGATTGTGTTATACTGGATATTAATCTCCCTCACAAAAATGGTTACGAACTTTGCAAAGACTTTAGGAAACACAATACAATAACCCCTATTCTGATATTAACGGCATTCGATGAACTTGAAGATAAAGTTCAAGGCTATGACTGCGGGGCTGATGATTATCTAACAAAACCATTTTACATGAAGGAACTTATTCTAAGGGTAACTTCACTTCTGAAAAGAAGCACTTCAAATGTAAGCGTAAAAGATTCAATTTCTGCAACATTAGTTGTTGGTGATATTGTTATCCACACAAATAACAAAAAAGTTTCAAGGCAGGGAACAGAAATAACATTAACTCCAAGGGAATATCAGATATTATTGAGATTAGTATTATCTAAAGGGGAACTGGTTCCTAAAAAAGAATTAATAAAAGAAATCTGGGGAACAGCCTTTGACGCAAATACAAACACTATTGAAGTATATATAAACTTTCTCAGAAAGAAACTGGACAAACCTTTTGGAAAGGATTCAATAAAAACAAAAATAGGATTTGGATACTACTTTGACGAAAAATGA
- a CDS encoding sensor histidine kinase, translating into MSIKQKILFYFSVVTIVMVGAAFFFIYMLFYEYRAEDFHQQQKEKIINTLKFLTKIEEIDEELISAMDRITINDVYAQKLFIFDKDKNLLYSRLDHKPTDLTKNILSRLSSLKTKVEQKSGRYDVLGIYVEQDGEVFYGISNAYDLPGYHKLNYLKYILFLTFMIIVLVVIFMSYYLSKKITNPIVALTRQIKDFNFESKYEPIAVMDGRKNEVAVLGQRFNELMQRMNEAFSFQKNAVHHISHELKTPIAVLVSNFERIEKEVDINKIKFLIKDQKEDTENLSKIINSLLEIAKTESGNTPKLSRIRIDELIFDLVDELNVLYPDFQFSIKYSESIEDESKLTIFANLRLLKASLSNMMINCIQYSVDNLATIVITPVNKRLQIDFINNGPVINENERQYIYGRYFRGENSKGKRGFGLGLVFIKKILTMHDGTISYVANEEANSNKFTITLPLN; encoded by the coding sequence ATGAGTATTAAACAAAAGATATTATTTTACTTTTCAGTAGTAACTATAGTTATGGTTGGAGCTGCCTTCTTTTTTATCTATATGTTATTCTATGAATACCGTGCTGAAGATTTCCACCAACAGCAGAAGGAGAAAATAATTAACACATTAAAGTTCCTCACAAAAATTGAAGAGATAGATGAGGAATTGATTTCCGCTATGGATCGGATCACAATTAATGATGTTTATGCTCAAAAACTCTTTATTTTTGATAAGGATAAAAACCTCCTCTACTCAAGGTTGGATCATAAGCCCACCGATCTTACTAAGAATATTCTCTCCCGACTATCTTCCCTTAAAACAAAGGTAGAGCAGAAAAGCGGCCGTTATGATGTACTAGGAATCTATGTGGAACAAGACGGAGAAGTGTTTTATGGAATCAGTAATGCTTATGACTTGCCAGGATACCATAAGCTGAATTATCTCAAATACATTCTCTTTCTAACCTTTATGATAATCGTTCTGGTGGTTATTTTTATGTCATATTACCTTTCAAAAAAAATAACAAATCCTATCGTTGCACTTACCCGACAAATAAAAGATTTCAACTTTGAAAGTAAATATGAACCAATTGCTGTAATGGATGGCAGGAAAAATGAAGTCGCGGTTTTAGGGCAAAGGTTCAACGAATTAATGCAAAGAATGAATGAAGCATTTTCATTTCAAAAGAATGCCGTTCACCATATATCTCATGAATTAAAAACACCAATTGCAGTTTTGGTATCCAACTTTGAGAGAATTGAGAAAGAGGTAGATATTAATAAAATAAAATTTTTAATAAAAGATCAGAAAGAGGACACCGAAAACTTAAGTAAGATCATAAACTCATTGCTGGAAATTGCCAAAACGGAATCGGGCAACACTCCCAAACTGTCAAGAATACGGATTGACGAACTTATTTTTGATTTGGTTGATGAGCTCAATGTATTATACCCGGACTTTCAGTTTTCCATTAAATATTCCGAGTCTATAGAAGATGAAAGCAAGCTCACTATATTTGCTAACCTGCGTCTTTTAAAAGCTTCTTTGTCCAACATGATGATTAACTGCATCCAATATAGTGTAGATAATCTGGCAACAATTGTTATTACACCGGTAAATAAACGACTTCAAATAGATTTCATAAATAACGGTCCTGTTATAAATGAAAACGAAAGACAATATATCTACGGGCGCTATTTCAGAGGAGAAAACAGCAAAGGGAAAAGAGGATTCGGTCTGGGGCTTGTTTTTATAAAAAAGATCCTAACGATGCACGATGGAACAATTTCTTATGTAGCAAATGAAGAAGCCAATTCAAATAAATTTACCATCACACTTCCACTAAACTGA
- a CDS encoding SulP family inorganic anion transporter: MRNFNSTYLKSDILAGLVVFLIALPLCLGIALASGAPLFSGIISGVIGGVVVGFLSKSQISVAGPAAGLTAIILTAIATLGSFETLLLAVVLAGLMQVALGFAKAGSISNYFPSNVIEGMLAAIGVIIILTQLPHAVGYDIANEGDFFYIDKESKHTLFTNIIDSVNFSHPGAIIVTIVSLVILISFNKLSFLKKIKFLPGALVAVIAGTIINEVFKATGSGLIISQEHLVNLPIPESMSDFIGQFATPDISQIMNIDVWIVAATIATVASIETLLCIEAADKLDPLKRFTNTNTELKAQGFGNILSGLIGGLPMTSVIVRTSANVNSGGRTKLATIAHGTFLMTAVLTIPFILNKIPLACLAGVLIMIGYKLANPSVFKHMWDNGKFQFIPFVVTVIAVVATDLLKGVGIGLAVSIFFILKGNIKLAYFFKKEEHQEGEVIHIELAQEVSFLNKAAIKQTLVHIPANSSVIIDASHTVYIDHDVLQLIKDFLEFGSKDKKINVQLVGFRKEYKINNSTRVTSIEASTEEAVNS; the protein is encoded by the coding sequence ATGAGAAATTTCAATTCAACATACCTAAAATCAGATATTTTAGCAGGTTTAGTGGTATTTTTAATAGCCCTACCTCTTTGCTTAGGAATTGCATTGGCAAGTGGAGCTCCCTTATTTTCCGGTATTATATCGGGAGTAATCGGAGGTGTTGTAGTAGGTTTTTTAAGTAAATCTCAGATAAGTGTTGCCGGACCTGCGGCAGGACTTACAGCTATAATCTTGACAGCTATTGCAACTCTTGGCTCTTTTGAAACATTATTATTGGCTGTAGTGCTGGCAGGACTGATGCAAGTAGCATTAGGCTTTGCGAAAGCCGGAAGTATTTCAAACTACTTTCCCTCAAATGTTATTGAAGGAATGCTTGCAGCAATTGGAGTTATTATTATACTAACTCAATTACCTCATGCAGTAGGTTATGATATAGCCAATGAAGGAGACTTCTTCTATATAGATAAAGAATCAAAACATACTTTATTTACCAATATTATTGATTCAGTAAACTTTTCGCATCCTGGTGCTATAATTGTAACCATTGTTTCGTTGGTTATACTTATAAGTTTCAATAAATTATCTTTTCTTAAGAAAATAAAATTTTTACCGGGAGCACTGGTTGCAGTAATTGCCGGTACAATCATCAATGAAGTTTTTAAAGCTACAGGTTCCGGTTTAATTATCAGTCAGGAACATTTGGTAAATCTTCCTATACCAGAGTCAATGAGTGATTTTATAGGGCAATTTGCCACTCCGGACATATCTCAGATTATGAACATTGATGTTTGGATCGTGGCTGCAACTATTGCAACAGTAGCGAGTATTGAAACGCTTTTATGTATTGAAGCTGCGGATAAGTTAGATCCTCTTAAAAGATTTACCAATACAAATACAGAGCTAAAAGCTCAGGGCTTCGGAAATATTCTTAGTGGTTTAATCGGAGGACTTCCAATGACTTCAGTAATCGTAAGAACATCAGCAAATGTCAATTCCGGTGGAAGAACCAAACTTGCGACTATAGCACATGGTACATTTTTAATGACAGCGGTACTGACAATACCTTTCATCTTAAATAAAATTCCTTTGGCATGTCTTGCAGGTGTTTTAATTATGATAGGTTATAAACTAGCCAACCCTTCTGTTTTCAAACATATGTGGGATAATGGTAAATTCCAGTTTATTCCATTTGTGGTTACCGTAATAGCTGTCGTAGCTACCGACCTTTTGAAGGGAGTAGGCATCGGACTTGCTGTAAGCATTTTCTTTATACTAAAGGGAAACATAAAACTTGCTTATTTTTTCAAAAAAGAAGAACATCAGGAAGGAGAAGTGATACACATTGAGCTTGCTCAGGAAGTTTCATTTCTTAATAAAGCTGCTATCAAACAGACATTGGTTCATATCCCCGCTAACAGTTCTGTAATCATAGATGCATCACATACAGTATACATAGATCATGATGTATTACAACTAATAAAAGATTTTCTGGAATTTGGTTCCAAAGATAAAAAAATCAACGTTCAATTAGTTGGATTCAGAAAGGAGTATAAAATAAATAACTCAACAAGAGTGACCTCTATAGAGGCATCCACTGAGGAAGCTGTTAATTCCTAA
- a CDS encoding carbonic anhydrase family protein has product MNVKYMKTCTKEIQATITPLKAIEILKAGNIRFINNLKANRNLLQQANDTRNGQWPFATILSCIDSRTSSELIFDQGLGDIFSIRIAGNIINTDILGSMEFACKVAGSKLLVVLGHTKCGAIKGACDHVEMGNLSELLAKLQPAVYEEKKFTDVKLRNSSNAEFVENVASINVYRAVNSIISRSYILEQMVEKGEIAIIGAMHNLETGLVEFYEDSLISKASITNEIQEVVSKSA; this is encoded by the coding sequence ATTAATGTGAAGTATATGAAAACATGCACCAAAGAAATTCAAGCTACTATAACGCCGCTTAAAGCAATTGAAATTTTAAAAGCGGGAAATATTAGATTTATAAATAATTTAAAAGCAAATCGTAACCTACTACAACAAGCAAATGATACGCGAAATGGTCAATGGCCGTTTGCGACAATTTTGAGTTGTATTGATAGCCGCACCTCTTCTGAATTAATTTTCGATCAAGGTCTCGGCGATATATTTTCAATAAGAATTGCAGGCAATATCATTAACACAGATATCCTTGGAAGCATGGAGTTTGCGTGTAAAGTTGCAGGATCAAAATTACTGGTTGTGTTGGGCCATACAAAATGCGGAGCAATAAAAGGAGCTTGCGATCATGTTGAAATGGGAAATTTATCAGAACTCCTGGCAAAGCTTCAACCTGCAGTTTATGAAGAAAAGAAGTTTACAGACGTTAAACTTAGAAATTCTTCAAATGCCGAATTTGTAGAAAATGTTGCTTCTATCAATGTTTACAGAGCAGTTAATTCGATTATATCCAGAAGTTATATATTAGAACAAATGGTTGAAAAAGGAGAAATTGCAATTATAGGCGCTATGCACAACCTTGAAACAGGTCTGGTTGAATTTTACGAAGATTCCCTGATATCAAAGGCCAGTATCACCAATGAGATTCAGGAAGTAGTTTCAAAAAGTGCTTAG